The following are encoded together in the Fusarium keratoplasticum isolate Fu6.1 chromosome 1, whole genome shotgun sequence genome:
- a CDS encoding Pescadillo-like protein, with protein MARIKKKGKAGAAKNYVTRNQAIRKLQISLPDFRKLCIWKGIYPREPRSRKKVSKSSTSSTTFYYAKDIQYLLHEPLLQKFRDQKVLEKKISRALGRGDVTDASRLEKNAARPEKTGKPRYTLDHVIRERYPTFVDALRDLDDCLSMLFLFANLPSTTSVPAKMVARCERLCLEFQHYLIVSQSVTKSFLSIKGIYYQANIQGEDVLWLVPYKFNQRVVGDVDFRIMGTFIEFYMTLLGFINFRLYTSIGLKYPPKFDQVMDENAAELGAFTLEGKTLVGAEEHQQKQLEAAEHKPDPKVQAAVNKVIKKIKGSEAEDDSTPATENQVEGEDQDAGVIDKFEPAAPGGDVLPQPSNTGNNPNNLFSNLTIYLSRETPRQPLEFLLKSFGCKRVGWDAVLGGGAFTTDELDPAITHQIVDRPPIQAVTEEDGDDEDNQTSQKLAANRRVPGRTYIQPQWVWDSVNDGELKEPHLYAPGASLPPHLSPFVKSVQGAYDPTIPLEEQEPEEEAIEAQSDGEDEVDDTVEGMDVANSDEEEDGEDAEDDEFGGFSEDEQEEDEDEDDAEQRQQELEAELTGGAVKSKTPNTKAKAKEEARKALNKKAREEAEDIERAKGMLSKKKRKLYEQMVYTNTKKSAEDQKLRAKRRKLEKEKAKGKAK; from the coding sequence atGGCTCGGataaagaagaagggcaaggccggCGCGGCCAAGAACTACGTCACCCGAAACCAGGCCATTCGAAAGCTGCAGATCAGCCTGCCCGACTTCCGAAAGCTGTGCATCTGGAAGGGAATCTATCCTCGCGAGCCCCGGAGCAGGAAGAAGGTGTCCAAGTCGTCGACCAGCTCGACCACCTTTTACTACGCCAAGGATATCCAGTACCTCCTCCATGAGCCGCTTCTGCAAAAGTTCCGCGACCAAAAggtcctcgagaagaagatctcCCGCGCCCTCGGCCGCGGCGATGTCACCGACGCCTCCCGTCTCGAGAAGAACGCTGCGCGACCTGAGAAGACTGGAAAGCCTCGATACACGCTTGACCATGTCATCCGGGAGCGCTACCCGACCTTTGTGGACGCCCTGCGAGACCTCGACGACTGCCTGTCGATGCTGTTCCTGTTCGCCAACTTGCCGTCCACCACGTCGGTTCCCGCCAAGATGGTTGCCCGTTGCGAGCGTCTCTGCCTCGAGTTCCAACACTACCTGATCGTGTCGCAGAGCGTTACCAAGTCGTTCCTGTCCATCAAGGGAATCTACTACCAGGCCAACATCCAGGGAGAGGACGTTCTCTGGCTGGTTCCCTACAAGTTTAACCAGCGCGTCGTCGGCGATGTCGATTTCCGCATCATGGGTACCTTTATCGAGTTCTACATGACCCtgcttggcttcatcaacttCCGACTGTACACCTCCATTGGCCTCAAGTACCCTCCCAAGTTTGACCAGGTCATGGACGAGAACGCTGCCGAGCTTGGCGCCTTCACTCTCGAGGGCAAGACCCTGGTCGGCGCTGAGGAGCACCAGCAAAAGCAATtggaggctgctgagcaCAAGCCCGATCCCAAGGTTCAGGCTGCCGTTAACAAGGTtatcaagaagatcaagggcaGCGAAGCCGAAGACGATTCGACACCAGCGACCGAGAACCAGGTGGAGGGTGAGGACCAGGATGCGGGTGTGATTGACAAGTTTGAGCCGGCGGCCCCTGGCGGCGATGTGCTCCCCCAACCTTCCAACACCGGAAACAACCCCAACAacctcttctccaacctGACCATCTACCTTTCCCGCGAAACTCCCCGACAACCTCTCGAGTTCCTGCTCAAGTCTTTTGGCTGCAAGCGTGTTGGTTGGGATGCTGTGCTCGGCGGTGGCGCTTTCACTactgatgagcttgatccCGCCATCACCCACCAGATTGTCGACCGACCTCCCATCCAGGCCGTTactgaggaggatggcgacgatgaggacaaCCAGACTTCGCAGAAGCTTGCTGCCAACCGACGAGTCCCTGGAAGGACCTACATCCAGCCCCAATGGGTGTGGGACAGTGTCAATGACGGCGAGCTGAAGGAGCCTCATCTGTATGCTCCTGGCGCTTCTCTGCCTCCCCATCTGAGCCCCTTCGTGAAGAGCGTCCAGGGCGCATACGACCCCACCATCCCtctcgaggagcaggagcctgaggaggaagccaTTGAGGCTCAGAgcgacggcgaggatgaggttgacgatACTGTTGAGGGTATGGATGTGGCCAActcagacgaagaagaggatggcgaAGACgcagaagacgacgagtTTGGCGGTTTCTCTGAGGACGAgcaagaagaggacgaggatgaggacgatgccGAGCAGCGTCAACAAGAGCTGGAGGCTGAGCTCACTGGCGGTGCcgtcaagtccaagacgcccaacaccaaggccaaggccaaggaggaggcgcGCAAGGCGCTGAACAAGAAGGCGCgtgaggaggccgaggacatTGAGCGGGCCAAGGGCATGctcagcaagaagaagcggaagCTGTACGAGCAGATGGTGTACACGAATACCAAGAAGAGCGCCGAGGACCAGAAGCTGCGGGCCAAGAGGAGAAAGCtggaaaaggaaaaggcaaagggCAAGGCGAAGTAA